taaatgtgtttttttaaatattaaaccaaAATGTGATTCATTTTTACTACTGAGGTTTTTTGCATCCCCTTAAAGTTTGCAACTGGGTCctggcagggcggggaggggtggaggggggggcggtTAAGCTGTGTATActgggagaaaaggaggaaagaggcAAGTCCCCAGAGAAGCAGTGGGAATGGCCACCAGGCCCCTGAGTAGATTAGCAGCAGGGACCCAGGAATCCACAAAGAAGGGATGGCGACCAGAGAACGGGCGGAGCTGAAGCTGTTACAAGAGACCCCAGGGGGCGCGCAGGGGCCAGagtaccccccgcccccccgcgcggagcaggctggggcGGGACGGGGGCGGCGCCGCGCTCTGTGACGGAGGCCCCACGTGACCCGCCTCCTTGGACTCGCGCGCCTCGCTCCAGCGCCAGACCCCGCGGAGGCTCGCACCCTTCTGGTTGCAGCGCCCGGTGGCCCTGAGGGCGCGCGGGCCCGGGAAGCCCCaagaggcggaggcggaggcggagcaGGTAAGGGACCCGGAGCGGCGCCCGGggtggcggcggggcggcggTGGCGAGCGGACCTGGCCGGGGGAGCCTCCGAGGGGTCGGGCAGCTCCGGGCGAAGCGCCTCGGAGACGCAACCCCCACGCCCCGACCCGGCGCGCGTGTGTCTGCGGAAATCGCCGAGCTTCCCGGGGGCGCGCTGGGCGGCCCAGGCGACGACCCTCGGGAAGCACCTGCCTCtgggcccccgccccgcccccgtctTTCTGGGTGTCGAACGCGGTGGGcagcgcggggtgggggtgggccggGGGCGTGCGTGGCGGGGGCGGACGGGGTGGGCCGGGGGCGGACGGGGCGGGTGGGCGCACCCGCTGGGCCAGCGCTCGGCTGCGGCGCCACCCGCTCCCCCTCGCCGGCCCCTGCAGGTCTTCGGGTCCCAGAGTCGCGGCCGCGCGCTCCAGGCGAGAATCGGGAGGAGGAGCCGCCTGCAAGGATAGGCCCAGGTGGGTGCGGGGtacggtggtgggggggggcgggaatgagTGGAAAGCCCTGAGACCCCATAGCCTTACCCTACCCCCATCCTGTGCTCAGTTTTGGTGcctgcagaggcctgggcttgGATCGCAGGGAAAATGGTGGGTTTGGGGCGAGGGATGGGAGGGgagtcagagggaggggggagagctgGGACTGGAGGCCCCCTAGAGGGCGTAGGGAGCCTCTCTGGCGggaaaaatgcaattttaaaaagtctttgaaaTTCAGGCCTCTGAATCCGGAAAGGTGCATAGTAGGGCCTCTGTCCTCGGTGCTGATCAGTCCGCCAATGAAGTAGTCCCTTCTATCTCTTGTCTCCTAGGAGCAATGGCGTCCAAAAAGGAACTAGCAGTAAAAAATCTCATCATGGAAAAGGCCCACCAGGAAAACGAAGGAGCGGACCAGGCCCTTGTGCTGAATGAGGAGGAATCACGCAATTTGGGAGGAGGCGAAGCCCAGAAGCCTGGAGGAAATGTCAGGCTGGGGTGGGTTAAGCGACTTGTCCCTAATTTTCGACGGGCCATATCTAACAAGCGTGTTGATCACAATGAAGTGGGAGATAATGTAGAAAAGATCGCAATGCACCGGATGGAAATCAGGAGAAAGACCAGGGAGCAGCAAATGAGACATGTTATACGCTTCCAAACTCCTGAACCTGATAATCATTATGACTTTTGCCTTATACCTTAAATCCTAAGGTTTTCACTGAGGTTAATAATGTGGCCTCTACTCCAAAAGCTAGTAGTTTTGTGATTTACTTTTCTGTAAACCTTTTGATGTTTCCTCTTACTAGTTTCTAATTGAATAATGTTTTTGTCTCAGCATAAAACTCTTTGTCCAGCAAGGCAATTTCACCAAGtttttggaaaaatattcttttcatgTTGTAAAATGAATAAAGCAGCTTAAAAACCAATCTTCCTATTCTACCCagtcttttttattctttgttaacATTACTTTTACTCTCCTAACTACCTGGACTCAGAATCTCAGTCAAATTTGACTACTTTTTCTTGTCCCCTACCAATCAGTAAGGAGGGATCCTACTCATAATTTAACATCTGATACCATTTTAAATTGTACTTCCTACTGTTTTTCAAAAAGTGTGAGTCTATCATCTGCATAAAAACACTGATGGGGGAGCTTTTAGAGAATGTAAGACCTCTGGCTCGTATCTTCCAGACTCACAGACTGGAGCTCAAGAATCTCCACTTTTTAACAAGCTCCTTGGGTAATTGTAATACATAACAAAGCCTGAGGGCActattgtgtatatgtatgtagcTATGTACAGATGTGTATGTATATTGGCATATGTATTATGCGTCTACATAGCCATATAttgtcatactagaggcccggtgcacaaaaatttgtgcatggggggggcgtgtcccgcagcccggcctgcacccatttgcagtccaggaccccttgggggatgtccacctgtggATTTAGTCCCACtccccaagggatcaggcctaagcttgcagtcagacatccttctggtagccagggagccctcaggggatgtccgactaaaggcttaggcccccaagggatcaggtctaaacagTTAGTTGGACATtgttagtgctgccacggaggtgggagaggctcctgccaccacctctgcactggccagccatgagccagcttctggctgagtggcactccccatatggaagtgcactgaccaccagggggcagctcctgcattgagcatctgccccctggtagcagtgtgcatcatagcaactagtcattctgctgttcagtcaatgtgcatattagccttttattagataggatataggatgtccctatttccccccttttgccccctctacccagctcttgccccccacttctctctggccatcaccatactattgtctgtgtccgtgggttgtgcatatattttctttggctaatcccttctttaaattcacttctttaaatttttattttcagataagtgcttataactgcactattatatattttctattatgtcatttagaattaagatatttcttaattgaacccttgtaaattttagcacaatttaataaattatgctagaaacaattaggagattttttCATGTAATgaagatacatttcaattaatattttattaatttttaatattttaatattttaattttaaatctcatacatgtaaaaaaactataaaatactacagcatattatatctacccttcacccaatttcttaggtgttaataatcctatctaataatagccaaacatggtaattgaccgtaccttcactatgcctcccatcggctaatcagtgcgatatgtaaattaaccgccatctttgttggcagttaatttacatacgtaggctccaagcggcagagggaagactgaaggtaAGCTGGAGCAGCAAAGATGGAAGATGGAAGGCGGCTTCGGCTGGAGCGAAGGCTtgagtcctgggtgccggagaaaaacctgtgccggcagccaggagaagggaaggcctattgcacgaatctcttcgtgcaacaggcctctagtttaaacataaccattatacaactaacaaaatttggactatattttttttataatctctttaatgttacttaatccatttactttgtttttgttaatcttcacccaaggatatttttccattgaattttagagagagtgaagggaaagggagagacacattgattggttgcctcctgcacatgctctgatagggactggggatcaagccagcaactgaggtacatgcccttgactggaattgaacctgggacccttcagtccatgggctaatgctctatccactgagcaagacaggctgcagcttaattcatttacttttaatctatatgtgtctttatatttaaagtgggttttgtttttgattcaccctcataatctgtcttttaattggtgcatttatgccactgactttcagagtgcttactgatagagttaccgccatatcaggcggcttctggggcttctggggctggcctgcgACCCAGGATTGGATCCATCACgggtggcaggcaggcggcttctggggtcgcacacgggggcctggatggcggctcgcactcacgctgtcccaccctgcctgcagtatgcaaattagccgccatctttgttggcggttaatttgcatattgcgctgattagccaatgggaggcatagcaaaggtacagccaattaccatgtttggctattattagataggattaaatgTAAACAAGTAGATAGGATGAATACTTATTTGAATTCATTGGGCAAAATGCATTAACAGGAAATTATAAGACCTTAAAATAGACTGGTTAATAAAGTGGCAAATGAGGGTACTGGAGTTTAGAGATGCTACGTACCAAGGCTACACCTACTATAGATCTTGGGAGAGATGATCTGGCCTGGGTCATTTTTTATACTTTGTACTCATCTCAAGATGCAGAATATTTGACTTATAACTAAGCTGAGGAAAATCAAAGAGGATTCAGCAAGACTGgggctgtttttttaaatattttttttctacattcCCAATGCAGACACTAGTATTTTTAGAATACAGCAGAAAGAAATCCTAAAGACCCTCCAAAGTGTTCTTCAACGTGAGGATTGCCACCCATTATGGCTCTTGAAATCCATTTTGTGGGTGATAatcaagcaattaaaaaaaaaaaaaggccctggccaatgtggctcagttggagcatcagcctgtgcactagagggttgcagatttgattcctgccctggttgggggcaaaTGGGGGGAgacaatcgatgtgtctccctctcatcgatgtttttctcttcccctcccaccctccttccactctctctaagaatcaatggagaaaaatatccttggttgaggattaaccaaaaaacaaacaaaacaataagcaatttttaaaaaaccacaataggccttggccagtgtggctcggttggagtgtcattcagtACACGGAAGGGTCGCAGATTTGATtaccagtcaaggcacatacctaggttgtgggttcaatccctggtcagagcgcaggcaggaggcagctgatatatgttttcttctcacattgatgtttctcttcctcttcctctccctttctctctaaaagtcaataaaaaagcatgaaaagcctggctagtttggctcagtggatagagtgttggcctgcagaccaaagggctcgattctggtcaagggcacatgcctgggtcgcaggcttgatctccactggggggcatgtgggaggcggccaatccatgattctctctcatcaatgatgtttctatctctctccttctcccttcctctctgaaatcaataaaaatatatttttaaaaagcatgaaaaaaattttaaacacaaaagaaTAGAACAAAAAACATCAGAGTCCCTAATTTATGACTAGtgttaagaattattttaagaaacttgTTTTAGTTTTACATGTAGGAAATATTGTCACCTTATGGTATTTCTAACTGTACATCACAGggtaaaaaaaattgaaagtcaCTTTTTCAATTCAAACTTcatttcacaaataaggaaactaaggaggaaagtgattttctcaaggtcacagtTAGTGGTATAGCTGGGACCACAATTCCCATTTCAGTGTACTTGTTTCCTCACACAGTGTCTTCACAAGACATAATTTGGAAATTCTTGCCATGTGTACTGATTACCAGTGATATGGATAAACAAACATGCAACTTATAtaaaaattagaggcccagtgaatgaaaattcatgcactggagggggatcactcagcctggcttgcccctactcatagtccaggagccctcaagggtgggaagtgacccggcgatcaggagaaggcgacgccccatcacacctctgctgctgccactgccactgccggcagtggaaGCCTCGgtcagccctggttacctgagccttaggcagctgggcagccaccatccgaggttTGCCTGTGCCTcaactttttcttgtttcttgaggtaggcctgtaatgctgtgaacttccctctcaggacagcttttgctatgtcccatagattttagatgtttattttcatttgttcccaggaagttttttatttcttccttgatctcattggtaatccattcattgtttaataacatggtatttagcctccatgtgtttgaatgtttttgagtttttctgttgtagttgatttctagtttcaagCCATtatggtctgaaaagatgcttgatatgatttcaatcttttttaatttgttaaggtttattttgtgccctaacatgtggtctatctttgagaatgatccatgtgctcttgaaaagaatgtatattctgctacttttatattaaatattctgTAATATCAATTAGACCCaactgatctagtgtgtcatttaaggtcactgCTTCCTTGTGGATGTTTTTGCCCTGGAAGGTCtatccagtgatatcagtggggtgttaaagtccctaCTATGAATGTGTtattgtctatctctccctttaagTCTATCAAgagtttttctatatatttacatGCTCCTGTATAAGATGCATAAATGTTAACAAGGGTTGTATTTTCCTGTTGggttgatccctttagtattatgtagtgaccttgtttgtctctctctttttttaaatatattttattgatttttttacagagaggaaggaagagggacagagagtcagaaacatcaatgagagagaaacatcgatcagctgcctcctgcacaccccctactggggatgtgcccacaaccaaggtacatacccttgaccagaatcgaacctgggacccttcagtccgcaggctgacgctctatccactgagccaaaccggtcagggcttgtttgtctcttttatggcatttgttttaaagtctattttgtcagatatgagtattgctaccctaaattttttttattaatttccatttgcatggaatgtttttcccattccttcactttcagtctgtgtgaatcttttgttctaaGGTGGATCTGTTGTACACAGCATATATACAGactatgttttcttatccattcatctatcctgtgtcttttgattggagcatttactccctttacatttaaggttattattaataggcacttatttgttgacattttttctttatactttctctctctctctctctctctctctctctctctctctctctctcgtttccttcccacgtcccgcgtgggtcagggttcaggaactggaagcagagccgcacacaaatgaaaatgaagacaagagataatttggaaatattgggggaccaggcgagtaagtccaactcaaggggaaggacttcctctcgtgctcaggcctcaccaagcttttattgacctgggatgcacccatagcatagtccttaggcaggtgaccgcctgcaacaggcagactagcccatcagcaaggatttacataataataaatgggggagtagtttcagccaccactgtctggacaaacagaggtggtgcctagctccaacctttgctagggcttcaaaggcacccagccttcggggggttctctatctatgcttatcagatagtgaaggcaataaacagtttctctctctctctctctctctctctctctctctctctctctctctctcatcccttttACAACAgtgcctttagcatttcttgcagtgctgctttggtggtaatgtactttttgtctgagaagctctatTTCacctataatcctatataataaaagcccagcgactgaatcggcagaatgaccagaaaccAGAATGACtgcggcccctcgcccaggccagccccgccccccagcagggacccccatcccAATCGGGGGcgtggcccctcaccctggctggacacaccccccagtggggacccccaatctgatcgagggcgtggccagcctgaaaactgcccatggcccctcacccaggccaaccctgccctccagtggggacccccatgctGATCTGGGGCCCCAATCAAggcaggccagcaggccccacccatgcaccaggcctctatcctatataataaaagggtaatatgcaaattgaccctaatggcaggaCAATCAGaatgaccgctggaccagtcactatgaggtgcactgactgCCTCTTGGTTCCTCTACCTGGCCAGCAGGTTCTGATTgcctgatggtgaacagggaactggaggtgggtggtgggggatgcaggcggtgccaggccaaggccccttccCCGCCAgccgccccacacacagagggcaaccaacggcgggggcaggggcaggactggTGAGCGGGTGGGAACAGGTGACCTCTAGGTCCCTTTCCCTGAccatcaggcaccgatcacccaatggcgaacagggaaccaggggtgggtgttggcggggggcggggccgggtgcAGGCAACCAGGGAAGatagccctgatcacaggctaggcctagggaccatacccacacatgaatttcatgcgccgggtctctagttttaaatgagagccttgctgaatagagtagtcttggattcagtcccttgatttccattactttgtatacttcatgccagtcccttctggcctgctgtgtttctattgagaaatcagctgacagtttaaTGGaagctcccttgtaagtaactttctgcctgtcttttgcagcctttaagattctttctttgtcattaacatttgccattttaattatgatgtatctaaGTGGCAGTCTCTGGGGATTCATTTTGATTGGAACTCTCTGTGTTTCCTAAACGTTTGTAACTTTTTCCTTCATCAGCTCAGTgaagttttctgtctttatttcttcaaacaggttctctagtCTTTGCTcacattcttctccttctggcaccttgATGATGTGGATATTATTACATTTCATGTTTTTCCAGAgctcccttaaactatcctcctgCTTTTTCCTACCTGCTActctgaatgggtgtttttttctaccttgtcttataattcactgattcagtccccagcttcttctaatctacttttgatttcttccaggttattctttatttcagttatgtcattcttcatttctgattgggtCTTATTcataatttctatattttttcatGCAGGTGTAGTTGTCACTAAGTTCCTTTTAGTTCTCACTAAGttttttgagcatccttataaccattactttgaaatCTATCTCTGATAAATTACTTGCCTGCATTTCATTTAGCTCCTTTTCaggtgattcctccttttttttcatttgagagttgtttctttgtctccccattttagctgtctctttgtgtttgcTTCTAAGTATTAGATTTACCTACTATGCCCCCCAGTTTTCATGGGGGTAGACTTATGTAGAAAGTATCTTGTGAAACCTAGTGGTGGACCTCTTTGATCTTCTGAACTGGATACTCTAGGAATGTCTCTTATATGGGCTATTTGAACTCTTCTATTGTACTTGGGTCTTGATTACTGATGCCCCATTTGAGAGTGGGGTCTCCCCTCAGGATTGCTGAATTTAAGGCTCAACCCCAACCATGTTGTGCCAGCTGTTATACAGGTGTCTGACTTTTGGCAGTGGGGCCACAGAGCCTGGCCTGATGTGGAGGTCAAGAGTGAGACTGGGTGCTGGTGGTGAGGTGGGCCCACTGGGTCATGGCAGCATGGCCAGGAATGCTGGTTAATTGCAGCAGGAGCCAAGTTTGCTGAGTTGTGGTGATGGGGCCAGGTGTTTGGGGGCACCAGGTTGTGGCAGCAGGGCCAAGGGCACTGAGTCACAGTGGTGTTGTTGGGCATGTGGGGCTGCGGCTTTGGGGTTCTGGGTCACAGCCACTCTCCACAACCTCTTTCCAAGTAGGACCCTGTAGATCCTCCAAAATGGCATGCTCTCCAATCCCAAGTCGGGAGAAGCACCCAGCCAGtgccttatatttttaaaagagcagctGCTTGCTGGAAGGTGCCTATCCAGAGGAGGTGTGGGAAAtgtatacaaaaataataattgtttaataaagatttttcagTAGCCTCAAGATTGGACTCAGATCAGTTAGGATCAACAAACTGGGAACAAAGAGATTTAGAGATTTTGAGGTCTTCCATGAACCCTTTATGGTGCCCAGATGTCTATGGTTGTCAATCACCTATTGCCTCTcccattttcccttcccttcccttgacaTAAAAGAAGACTAAACTTGGTGTTTGCTTAGGATAGATTTGAGGACCTGCTAGCCCTTCCATATTCTCAATTTGGGCCTTCTTGATCAATAAACTTTTCCTTACTCCAAAATCTGATATTGTTGAGTTTTGATTCTTTTGAAGCATATGGCACATGCTTCAAAATTGACATGCTTATATAGATTTCCTACAGCTTTTTACCTAAGTgttcatatcatctgcaaatagggACAGTgtttcttataaagaaaaacacacaaaaaagagtcTTGTCACAGTACCCAAGGGCAAGGGCAAAGCCCCTAGTGTCTTCATAAACTAAAAGAAGCTGAAAATTCTGTGAGACTTTCACATAtggttctttttctctttttctcaattTTGGAAATTTCCCACATTAATCCCAATAAGTTATGTATAGCTTCATATAAACTACCTGTTCAGATCCTTTCTGACAAGGAGATATGAGAAGGATTACACGGCCTAGGAATTGTATTTAGAAGGCAGCGGGACATGCTATATCATATGCCTAAGGACATTATGGAGAACAATATAAACTGTGAGTAGTTTCTGACCATTAGGACCAACATTTCCAAGTGAATGACATAGTCTGGTCCAACAGTAAATCAGTCAGGAAGACCAATTTCTGTAGAAAGCTTAGACAAGAGCAGaaccaccggggatgtgcctctTAGGCACTCACACCAACCAGCAGGGTAATTATTTAAGAAAAGCAATAACAAGTTTTGGCGAGGATGTGGGGCATTGTAActttcatacattgctgatgggaatatatAACcatgcagtcactatggaaaataatttggcagtCCATCCAAAAGTTATACATAGTACATAACTTATAGGatgctataa
The sequence above is a segment of the Myotis daubentonii chromosome X, mMyoDau2.1, whole genome shotgun sequence genome. Coding sequences within it:
- the BEX4 gene encoding protein BEX4 — protein: MASKKELAVKNLIMEKAHQENEGADQALVLNEEESRNLGGGEAQKPGGNVRLGWVKRLVPNFRRAISNKRVDHNEVGDNVEKIAMHRMEIRRKTREQQMRHVIRFQTPEPDNHYDFCLIP